Below is a window of Janthinobacterium lividum DNA.
GCGGCGAAGGCGCGGCGGGCATTTCCGCGTTTGCCGTGCCGGCGAATCTGCCCGGCATCGTGTATGGCAAGAAAGAAGAAAAGATGGGCTGGAACAGCCAGCCCACGCGCATCATCAGCTTTGACCAGGTGAAAGTGCCTGTTGGTAACTTGCTGGGCGCGGAAGGCGAAGGCTTTGCCATCGCCATGAAGGGTATCGATGGCGGGCGCATCAATATCGCCGTGTGCTCGGTGGGTACGGCGCAGGCAGCCTTGAGCCGAGCGCAAGCGTACATGAAGGAACGCACGCAGTTCGGCCGCGAGCTGTCGCAATTCCAGGCCTTGCAATTCAAGCTGGCTGACATGCTGACGGAGCTGGTGGCGGCGCGCCAGATGGTGCGCCTGGCGGCCTGGAAACTGGATCAGGAAAGCCCGGACGCCACGGCGTATTGCGCCATGGCCAAACGTTTCGCCACGGATGTGGGCTTTAATGTGGCCAACGATGCGCTGCAGCTGCACGGCGGCTATGGCTACATCCGCGAGTACCCGCTCGAGCGCCACGTGCGCGACACGCGGGTGCACCAGATCCTGGAAGGGACGAATGAAATCATGCGCCTGATCGTCGCGCGAGCGATTTTGAAAGATGGCGCCACGGAGACCTTACGATGAGCAAAGTGTATACCAACCTGCTGCTGGAACGCCGCGGCCATACGGCCCTGGTGACCCTCGACAACCCACCGGCCCACACGTGGACCCTGGCCAGCCTGAACGCGCTGACGCAGCTGGTGGCCGACCTGAATGCCGACCCGGACGTGTATGCGCTGGTGATCACAGGCGGCGGCGCCAAGTTCTTCTCGGCCGGCGCCGACCTGAACGTGTTTGCCGATGGCAACAAGGATACGGCATTCGCCATGGCCGCCGCCTTTGGCGAGGCCTTCGAAGCGCTGTCCGCGTTTCGCGGCGTCAGCATCGCCGCCATCAATGGCTATGCCATGGGCGGCGGGCTCGAATGCGCGCTGGCCTGCGATATCCGCATTGCCGAGGAGCATGCGCAGATGGCCTTGCCGGAAGCGTCCGTCGGCTTGCTGCCGTGCGCGGGCGGCACGCAGCACTTGCCATGGCTGGTGGGCGAAGGCTGGGCCAAGCGCATGATACTGTGTGGCGAGCGCGTCGATGCGGCCAAGGCCCTGGCCATCGGCCTGGTCGAGGAAGTCGTGCCAACCGGCAAGGCTGCCGCCACGGCGCTGGCCCTGGCGGCCAAGGTGGCGCGCCAGAGCCCCAGTAGCGTGACGGCGTGCAAGACCCTGATCCAGGGTGCGCGCAGCCATCCGCTGGTCAACTCCCTGCCCGATGAACGCACCCTGTTCCTTGGCCTGTTCGATACGCAAGACCAGAAAGAGGGCGTGCAAGCGTTCCTGGAAAAACGTCCGGCGGAGTGGCGCAATGGCTGAAACCTTGGTTGAAAAAATGGCCGAAACACTGCTTGAAACCGTGAAGATCGAGGAGCGCGACTGTCCCGGCGGCATGAAGCTGGGCGTCATCACCCTCGACGCGCCGAAATCGCTGCATGCCCTGACCCTGGAAATGATACGCGCCATCGACGGCGCCCTCGTGCGCTGGGCCAGTGACGCGGCCATCGCCTGCGTGGTGCTGCAATCGTCGACCGACAAGGCCTTCTGCGCGGGCGGCGACGTGCGCAGCTTGCGCACTGCCGTCGTCGAGCAGCCGGACGTTGTGCCGAACCCGCAGGCGCTCGCTTTCTTTGCCGAGGAATACCGGCTAGACCACCGCATCCATACGTATGTGAAACCGCTGCTGGTGTGGGGCGGCGGCATCGTCATGGGAGGCGGCCTGGGCTTGATGGCCGGTGCCAGCCACCGCGTGGTCACGGAAAGCACGCGCATCGCCATGCCGGAAATCACGATTGGCCTGTTTCCCGACGTGGGCGGCAGCTGGTTCCTGGGCCGTATGCCGGGGCGCAGCGGCCTGTTCCTGGGCTTGACGGGGGCGCCCTTGAACGCGGCCGACGCCCTGTTCGCGGGCCTCGGTGACTATTTCCTGCGCCAGGAAGAGCGCGCCATGGTGCTCGACGCGCTGGCGCTGGCGCAATGGCAAGCCAGCCCGCCGGCGAAT
It encodes the following:
- a CDS encoding acyl-CoA dehydrogenase family protein, producing MDFELSDEQREFQQAARAFAEGELAPHAAHWDAESIFPVETIAKAGEMGFCGLYTPQRWGGLGLSRQDAAIVFEELAGGCTSTTAYITIHNMATWMLSRWGQEALCDEWVPALAAGQKLASYCLTEPQSGSDAASLRTKAVKEGDFYVLDGTKAFISGAGQTDMLIVMARTGGEGAAGISAFAVPANLPGIVYGKKEEKMGWNSQPTRIISFDQVKVPVGNLLGAEGEGFAIAMKGIDGGRINIAVCSVGTAQAALSRAQAYMKERTQFGRELSQFQALQFKLADMLTELVAARQMVRLAAWKLDQESPDATAYCAMAKRFATDVGFNVANDALQLHGGYGYIREYPLERHVRDTRVHQILEGTNEIMRLIVARAILKDGATETLR
- a CDS encoding enoyl-CoA hydratase — protein: MSKVYTNLLLERRGHTALVTLDNPPAHTWTLASLNALTQLVADLNADPDVYALVITGGGAKFFSAGADLNVFADGNKDTAFAMAAAFGEAFEALSAFRGVSIAAINGYAMGGGLECALACDIRIAEEHAQMALPEASVGLLPCAGGTQHLPWLVGEGWAKRMILCGERVDAAKALAIGLVEEVVPTGKAAATALALAAKVARQSPSSVTACKTLIQGARSHPLVNSLPDERTLFLGLFDTQDQKEGVQAFLEKRPAEWRNG
- a CDS encoding enoyl-CoA hydratase/isomerase family protein; translated protein: MAETLLETVKIEERDCPGGMKLGVITLDAPKSLHALTLEMIRAIDGALVRWASDAAIACVVLQSSTDKAFCAGGDVRSLRTAVVEQPDVVPNPQALAFFAEEYRLDHRIHTYVKPLLVWGGGIVMGGGLGLMAGASHRVVTESTRIAMPEITIGLFPDVGGSWFLGRMPGRSGLFLGLTGAPLNAADALFAGLGDYFLRQEERAMVLDALALAQWQASPPANHQQLNRLLRGFSAPVSTLPVSEVRANFDAIAALTQAPTLPEVVAAIAAYDGESAWLQKAAHSLDKGAPSSAALVWAMRERTRHLSLAQVFQLELIVAVQCCAHADFREGVRALLIDKDNAPRWQPASLADVSVTYLDEYFVAPWSTHPLADLH